In the Mesorhizobium sp. M1D.F.Ca.ET.043.01.1.1 genome, AGTGGCCAACGGGAAGACGCGGCCCCGTTTATCAATGCGCCGTGAATTGCTGCTCGGCGGCTGTGGCTGGCAAGATGTCGGCCGAGGAGGCGAGGAAGGCCTTCGTCGGCTTTGCCCGCATCACCCGGATACTCGACGACGACATGGCGCTGCCTCTGGGCGGCGCGTCCATGGACAACGTCTACGCTCTGAGGCGATAGCACCGTCCCAATCCTCCGGCAGCCTCGGCTGCCGGCTGGATTGACGAGACGCCGGCCCGAGGCCGACGGTCGATGTTGTTTTGTCTTCAATTCTCCCTGAAGGAGCGTGTCAGCGAGGCCTCGACCGGGGCCACCATGTAGTCGAGCAAAGTGTGCTCTCCGGTCAGGATCATGACTTCGGCCGGCATGCCGGGGGACACGCGGATATCATGCAGCTCCGCGAGATCGGCCGCGTCGACCTTGACCTTGGCAAGGAAATACGGCTCGCCGGTCCTCTCGTCCGTCAGCCGGTCGGCCGACACCGAGGTGAGCAGGCCATGAATCTGCGGCAAATGCCTGCTCGGATAGGCCGTCAGCACCACGCGGGCCGGCATGTCCGGATGCACCACGTCGATGTCCGTAGGCCTGATGCGGGAATCGATCACCAGATTGGGCTCGTTGGGAACGATATCGAGAAGCGGCTGGCCGCTGGAGATCACGCCCGATTCCGTTGTTACCCGCAGGTTCATCACCGTTCCGGCGATCGGCGCGACGATATCCGTTCTTGCCAGCACGTCCTGGCGTGAGGGCAATTGGCTGCGCAGTTCGGCGAGGTCCGTGCGCGCCTTGGCAAGGTCCTCGGCGGCGGTCTCGCTGTCCTGCTGGCGCAGGTTGAGCAACTGGAACTCGGTCTCACCGATCTGCTGATCGTTCTTTGCCACTTGCGCCCGGTTCGATGCCTGGTTGGCGCGGATGTCGGCCTGCGAGCGCTGCAGCGCCAATATCCGCGGCAGGCGCTCCAGCCCTTTCTTGTACATCTCCTGCGCGGAGGCGATCTCCTGGTCGATCAGGCTGAGCTGCTCGGCCTCGGCCGCCATGACGTCCCTTGCCCCGGTGCTCTGCTCCTGGATCTGGGCGATGCGCTTGTTGAGGATCTGCGTGCGGCCCGCACGGGTAGCCAGGCGGCTGTCGAGCAGCGCCTGCTCCTCGACCACGACTTTTCGCGCCATGTCGCTGTCGATCGACGTCAGTTCCTTGGGAAAGGGGATCCGGTCCTGGCCGGCGAGCTCCGCGACCAGGCGCGCCTCGGTCGCCAGCAGTCGGATATAGCGTCCCTCCACCTCGTCGTAGCGCCCTTGCGCGTCGGTCGTCTTGAGGCTGATCAGCACCTGGCCGGCGCTGACCTTGTCGCCTTCCTTCACATGGATGATCCCGATGATGCCGCCCTCAAGATGCTGCACGGTCTTGCGATAGCCTTCCGGGCTGACCACGCCATTGGCGACGACCGCACTTGCCAGAAGCGCGACGCTCGCCCATGCGGCAATGCCGCCGACGAAGACGATAGCCGAAACGTAGCCCAGCATGCGCGCCGGCCTGGTCCGTTGATTGAGGTCGCGCTTGCTGGCTTCGAGGGCGGGCGAGCGCCGGCGAAACAGCCGCGAGATCAGCAACAGTACAAGCGCGCCGGCAGCCGCCATCATGGCGAGACGCGTCGGCTGGTTCAGCCCGTCGAACCAGGTCGATGCCGCGGCGGTCAGAACGCCGGCGGAAACGGCCAACCTGTCGCCCAGCTCGCGCAGGCTGTCCACCAGTCCGGCCAGCATCGTTGAGAAATCGCCAAATCGCTCGTTCATGGCTCACTCCACCGCCTTCAGGTTCGCGGCCGCATTGGCGGCAATCTTGTCCCGTATTGCCGACGGCACCGGAATGCGCCTGGGCTGGCCTGCCAGCGCGCCGAGCACTTCGTCGCGCGGGCCGAACATCGCGACGGATCCATCGCGGAGGAAGACGACATGATCGGCCGTGCGCAGAAGGTTGGTCTGATGGCTGACGACAACGACCGTGCGGCCGCGCTCCTTCAACTGCTGAAGCACGTTGAACAGCGCCACCTCGCCTTCGCCGTCGAGGCCGGTGTTCGGCTCGTCGAGAACGACCAGCGGCGGGTCGCCGAACAGCGCCCGGGCCAGCGCGATGCGCTGGCGCTGGCCGCGCGAGATCCGGGCCCCATGCGGTCCGACCTCGGTCCGATATCCGTTCGGCAGCCGCAGGATCATCTCGTGGATGCCCGCGAGCTGCGCCGCGGCGATGACGGCCTCGCTGTCGACATCGCGAAGGCGCGCGATGTTCTCGGCGATCGTTCCCGGGAACAATTCGACCTGTTGCGGCAGGTAGCCGATATGCTGGCCGAGCTCGTCCGAGGGCCAGTTCCACACCTCCGCGCCATCCAGCCTGACATGGCCGAGCGAAGGCCGCATCGTGCCGACGATGAGACGGCACAGCGTAGTCTTGCCGGAGCCGGACGAGCCGATCACACCGCAGGTCTGGCCGGGCTCGACACCGAAGCTTATCGCGTTCAGCAGGGCCTGTGAGTTTCCCGGCACGTAGTAGTGCAGGCCTTCGAGTTTCAGCCGGCCCTGCGGGCGCGGCAAGGTGACGCCGGCCTTCCGCGTCGCCTCGCTGTCGAAAAGGCTGATCAGGTTGCGGCGCGCGGTTCGCGCGCTGAGCAGGCTGCGCCAGGCGCCGATCGAGCGCTCGATTGGCGCCAGCGCACGACTGAGCAGGATGGAAGCCGCGATCATCGACCCGCCCG is a window encoding:
- a CDS encoding DUF982 domain-containing protein, translated to MDRLHFFTPVRIARGQGYPLEEVDSVSEAMVFLRKWPTGRRGPVYQCAVNCCSAAVAGKMSAEEARKAFVGFARITRILDDDMALPLGGASMDNVYALRR
- a CDS encoding HlyD family type I secretion periplasmic adaptor subunit, producing the protein MNERFGDFSTMLAGLVDSLRELGDRLAVSAGVLTAAASTWFDGLNQPTRLAMMAAAGALVLLLISRLFRRRSPALEASKRDLNQRTRPARMLGYVSAIVFVGGIAAWASVALLASAVVANGVVSPEGYRKTVQHLEGGIIGIIHVKEGDKVSAGQVLISLKTTDAQGRYDEVEGRYIRLLATEARLVAELAGQDRIPFPKELTSIDSDMARKVVVEEQALLDSRLATRAGRTQILNKRIAQIQEQSTGARDVMAAEAEQLSLIDQEIASAQEMYKKGLERLPRILALQRSQADIRANQASNRAQVAKNDQQIGETEFQLLNLRQQDSETAAEDLAKARTDLAELRSQLPSRQDVLARTDIVAPIAGTVMNLRVTTESGVISSGQPLLDIVPNEPNLVIDSRIRPTDIDVVHPDMPARVVLTAYPSRHLPQIHGLLTSVSADRLTDERTGEPYFLAKVKVDAADLAELHDIRVSPGMPAEVMILTGEHTLLDYMVAPVEASLTRSFREN
- a CDS encoding type I secretion system permease/ATPase produces the protein MQPRPQFQDVMRLARRQAPALLLFSLLTNILLLASTVYMLQIYDRVLSSGSMDTLLWLTLAVIGAIAVYGLLEHARRMMLGHISQWLDDQLSVPVIERAMEARLAGSNLEAGLKDVGDLRSFIAGDGILTFLDAPWTPVFLAFMWFLHPALGMLGVAGAVLLFCCALANDFLTRRKGQEAAAGLRRSQAAVGQFIDGAETLRSLGMSEPALLRWEQNQQSLTHLQSRIFHRTTVIGSLSRSLRLALQVAVLGLGAYFVLRRELTGGSMIAASILLSRALAPIERSIGAWRSLLSARTARRNLISLFDSEATRKAGVTLPRPQGRLKLEGLHYYVPGNSQALLNAISFGVEPGQTCGVIGSSGSGKTTLCRLIVGTMRPSLGHVRLDGAEVWNWPSDELGQHIGYLPQQVELFPGTIAENIARLRDVDSEAVIAAAQLAGIHEMILRLPNGYRTEVGPHGARISRGQRQRIALARALFGDPPLVVLDEPNTGLDGEGEVALFNVLQQLKERGRTVVVVSHQTNLLRTADHVVFLRDGSVAMFGPRDEVLGALAGQPRRIPVPSAIRDKIAANAAANLKAVE